In the Alphaproteobacteria bacterium genome, CCGCATCACTTGCGAACTTGACTCCCGTCTCGCAAGCAGATCAAGCATCGCTGCCGCCAGGCTGGGGTGACGTGTTGCTGATTCTAGTGCACGACGCTCGCTCAACGACCGACACACAATTCCGGTGGCATGTCTCCCAAGGCATTTATGGCCCCCTCAAACAGGTTGAGCCCCAATTTGGTCTAGACACCTATCTCGGTGGGCGAGAGGGCATTGCCCCTCGGCAGCATGACCCTTCAGTTCCTCTCACTCTTACATATAAAACTCTCTATTGGCATGAAGCGCCGCCGCTGTTTCTCACCTGCGACGGCGACAAAGCCGTTCCTTACCCTGGCTGCAAGCAGACGTTTAGCGAAGATGGGTTGCTGTATGAAATTGACTTCGGAAAGCAAAACCTTCCCAAGTGGGTTGATATTCAGCAGCGAGCTGTCGAGCTTATGCGAAAATTTCGAGTGAAATAACATTATTACAATAGCGATATAAAAGGAGCGTATAATGACTGATCCTACACCACTTAGCTTTTCTCAGGTCTCCCAGTTATCTAGCGTATTGAATAATACATCGTTGACTGAGAGCCAACGCGTCCTCTCCTATTACCAGACTCTCGGATCGTACGGATACGATTATGGCGCATTAGCGTCCGGCATCGCGTCCGGCTCTTCGATTGAAGGTCAACTCTCAGATGCTTTCTTGAAGTATTACGCCGAGATTCACAGCGTCCCTATCAACGATGAAATTCTCTCTAACATCCGCTTTGATTTAGCCGCCGCGGACCTCGCAGCAAGGGCTTCTGCTGGTGGTGCCGACATTTCCGGACAGGCTATCGCGAATTACCACAGCGCTGTTTTGACGACATATGGCTTTAGCGGAGCGGGCTGGATATTCAATACGCCTTATCAATTGCTTGGAGAGACCGGATGGGCGGCATCCCTGCAACTGGGCGCGAGCGGCGAAGCGCTGGTTGGCGGGACAATGGCAGGACTAGCCGGACTTATTTCATTTCCCGGAACGATTCCTGCGCCCTCAATGGGAACGTTGTTTCCGTCCGCCCAGCAATGGTTTGTCGATCTTGGCGGTGCGTTGTCTGTTCTGGCCCAGGAAGGGCTGGCGGTGCCGGGCAATGACATCGACCTTGGCCACTTCGCAATAGGGCAGGACCTCAACGGCTCTTTTCATTTTTCCTTTGACCCGAGTTTCGACTCTCAAGGTACTGGCCAGTGGTTCCAGATTTCGCCGAGTGGGACGCTGTCTAAGTCGATCATTACTAATGCCGATAGGACCATTACTAGTGAGTTTGGCTCTGGTCAGTTGATTTCCAACTCGGTCGACTATGCCGCCGGCGGTTCGGCGGACACCGTCTACAGCAATGATCCTAACTCACTCTGGAGTTTCAACACGACGATTCATGGCGACCACGGCGAGCTAGTCGGAACGGTGGTCATGAACCGTGATGGTTCCTTCTCTCTCGCTTCGATTGATCCGGTAACCGGCGAGCCGTTGCTCACCACGGATGTGGCTAGCAATGGCAAGGCGACCCAAACCGCTGCAGCCGGGATAACATATCCAGCCTTCGTCCAGGCGATCGCTGATACGCTCGCAACGCAGCTCATTTCGAAGTTTCTGACGGATAAGGGCGTGCCCGCCACTATCGTGGCTCAGGCCTTCGCCGATGCGACCATCCAATCTGCTCTCAATCCTCCTAATACAGTTGATTTCTCTTCCTCGTTCGCCTCGTCAATCTTTGCGATCGGCGCTGGCCGAGCAGGTTCCGAGCTAGGCGCGCTGATCGCAGACAAACTCGGACTGCCGTCTGACTTGGGCTCCCTTGCTGGCGGCGTGACCGGCAATCTCCTCGGACAGGCGCTCGCCAAGGAGGTGCTGACCACGCTAGGGGTGGCGCACACCGCTGAAGATGTCCTGAGCAGCACCAATTTCGAAAATGCATTTGCCAGCGCTGGCGGCGCCTATTTCGGGTCGCTGCTTGCTGACGCTTTCGTCGCGCCCACAGAGACTGGTCAAATCATCGGATCGCTGGCAACGGCTGCCGCGATTGCCGCGCTCCCTGAGGGCTCTGCCGCGATTGCTGCGCTCGTGGGGCTTCAGCCTGAGTTCGCACCGCTTGTAATATTCGCGGTCGCTTTTGGAAGTGACTTCCTCGGTAACCTCATCGGTTCTCTCTTCGGCAACTCGCATCCGAGTGTTGGACCCAATGCCGGAGCGCTCGTGGGCTGGAACAACGCGACACACAAGTTCGTGGAACTCAGCTCTGCGGCCGACAACGGGGCCAATACCGACATCGTCGACACAATGGGTGCGGCGGTGGCGTCGGTCATGAATGACGCTCTTCAAGCTACGGGCGGATCGATTGGCGCTCCGGTCACGCAGATGCGGCTTGGATGGATGCAGCAGACGGCGATGTATTCCTTTGGGATCGGCACAGCTGACGGGCAGCAGTTTCCCAGTAACTTCAGCGATCCGAACGCCGCAATCCAGAATGCGGCCATCCGCTGGATGTCCACCCTCACCATCACGGGCGGTGATCCGTATGTGGTCTACGCCGTCAAGCACTCGGCCGCGACGAGTTTGACAGACTTCTACGCGGACCTCAGTGCGGCGCGTGCCTACAGCCTCTACAAGGCTGACCCGGTCGCGTTCGACACGGCGCTCGCCGCGGCCAATGACCCATCACTACTTGCCACCTGGCAGCAAGAGCAGGTTCGCGCGCATGCGCTTGGTCTCGATGCCCTATCGACGGCGGAACTGCAGGGGCTCACCCTTTATGGCTCGATCACGCCTGACAGTCTGGCGATGGGCCTGCCTATACTCGGGCATGCGACGAATTTTCTGGGCGGCAACTCGCAGGACTATTTCGTCGACCATCCCGCCAATGGGCTTGAGGTCTACAAGTTCGACAATCATGCGGGCATCCTGACCAACGCAATCGTCATCCGGAATCCCGATGGCACCAAGTTCTCGCTGCCAAGCGGAAGCAAGATTATCGGCACGGGGTCGAACCTCACAGGCAGCGGGGAATCCGACATCCTGGCGGCGGACGGCAGTGGGCATGTCCTCGTATACAAGGTTGACGCACAGGCGCATGTCACCGCCGGTCCCGGCCTGACCTACACCGATGGCACGGCCTTCGGCTTCAGCCAGCCTTCGGTTCCGGCCTACAACAGCGACGCCTATTGGCAGATGTGGCAGAGCACGCTGCGGCAGCTCGGCTACACCGGCCTGTTCGACGGTGTAACGCCGCTATCGTGGTTTCAATCGCAGTATGGCGTGGCACTCGACAGCACCAGCGCCGCGGGAATGGAGCAGTTGCTCAGCCATCTGCATCCACTACCCTTGCCTGCGAACGCTCAGATCGTGGGAACGGCGAACAATCTGCTCGGTCATGGCGGCTTCAACATTCTGTCCGAGGACGCAAACAGCCACCTCTTCGTTTATGAGTTCAATTCATTAGGGCAGGCCGTCGCCGAGAAGACGCTGAGCTATTCAGGCCCTTCACCCTTCGCGAATGCGCAGGTGACTATCCCCGAATGGAATACCGATCCCTATTGGCAACTGTGGCAAAGCACCCTGCGTGCGATCGGCTACACGGGACCGTTCGACGGAAAGACCCCGGTCTCATGGTTCGTCGACACCTACGGCGTCCCACTCGACCCTCAGAGTTCAGCGGGCATGCGGCAATTGCTCGACAAGCTTGCGCTGCAGAACCCGCAGATCGTTGGCGCCTTCGGCGATCTCACCGGCACAGGCGGTTACAATCTCGCGATCGAGGACAAGACAGGGCGCATTGGGCTCCATACCTTCGATGCCCAGGGCGCCGCGCTCGCGCAGACCTGGTTGACCAAAGCAGACGGAACAAACCTCGCCTGGCAGGAAGGCAGCGCCCTTGTCGGGAAAGGGAGCAACCTTCTCGGTGCTGGAGGTATCGATATCTTTGTCCGGCAACCGGACGGCAGCGTTCGCGTCGTCGAGCTTAATCCTGCGACGCCCGGTCAGGCGTCCACCGAGCTGCTCCTCACCAATGCCGATAGCAGCCCCTTCACCGTGGGACAGAGCGTCACGATGACGAACCTGGGCAGCGACTTGTTCCGCAAGGGTGGTCAGGACCTTGTCGTGGTCGCTCTGGACGGCCGCGTGTCGGTTGAGGAATTCGATACGACCGGCAAGCTGCTTGCCGCAGCGCCGCTCTACAACGCGGATGGCGGGGGACTCTATCTGCCTGCCAACACCACGTTCCTTGGCACCGCTGAAAGTTTCTATGGCCTGCAGGGCCATGACCTCGTCCTGCGCGATAGCTCGGGGCAGGTCTCGGTCACCGAATTTGATCCCTATGGCAAAGCCTATGGCAGCAGTCCGCTGTATCTACCGGATGGCGGGCATTTCTATTTGCCGGCCGGTGCGACCCTTCTCGGTGCGGGCCACGACTTCGCTGGCCAAAGCGGCCAGGACCTCTTCTTCCGGTATGCCGACGGCACGCTCAATTTCCTCGAGTTCAGTACGTCCGATCGCGTGCGCGCTGTGACGGTCAGTCCGCTCTATCTTCCCGATGGCGGACATTTCTATCTGCCACAGAATGCGTCCTTACTGGGCGTAACGGAGAACTTTGCCGGTCTAAACGGCAAGGATCTGCTCTTCCGCTATGCGGATGGCACGGTGCATATGCTGGAGTTCAGCCAGACCGATCGCCCGCGCGCTGTGGCCAGCACGGCGCTGACCAATCCCAACGGCAGCCCGTTCTTCGTGCCCGCGGGCTCAACCGTCATACCTGCCTCCTATAACCAGTTCGGACAGAACGGTTTCGATCTGATGCTGGTCGATAGCGCGCGCCAAGTATCGATGGTGGAGTTCGACCCAACCGGCAAAGCCTATATCGGTGCTAACAGCCCGCTTTACGTCCCTGATGGCGGCCACTTTTACCTTCCTGTTGGCTCGACCTTCCTGCAGGCCACTTACAATTTCTACGGCACGGCCGATCATGACCTCCTGTTTCGGAATGCCGATGGCTCCGTTCAGGTCATGGGGTTCGACCCTGTCGATCGCGTACGCGCCACGGGCAACGAGGCGTTGACGAATTCCAGTGGCAATCCCTTCACGCTCGCCAACAACGCAACCGTCGTCGCGACCGCGCAGAACGTCCTCGGCACCGGTCATGACCTCGTGATCCAGGCCGCCGACGGGTCCGTGACCGTCGATGAATTCAACAGTGCAGGCCGGCTCATTGCCAGCCAGCCGCTTGGCGACTCCGGCGGACTGGACCCCCAGAAAACCGTCATCGTCCAGTCCGGTGCCGCCATTGCCCTCAACGCTGGCGAAAACCCGGTTGCGGTCATCGGTAACAGCGACACGATCAGTGTGGGGAATGGCGTCCACGCCACGCTGCTCGGCTCCCACAACACCCTCAACCTCGGGACAAACGACACGCTGGAATTCTATCGGGGCACGGACAACACCGTGAACGGATCGGGCGCCGCCATTGAACTTGGCAGCCTGGTCGGCGTGACCATCAATGGCGCGGGCAACTCAGTTACCGCCGCCGATGGCGACGCCGTGACTGTCTCCGGCAATGGCCAGTGGGATTCTACCGAGACCATCACGATGTCGAACGGCACCGTGAATCTTGCGAACAACGCTTCAACCGCACTCCATGGATCAGGCAACACCGTCAGTGCGGGCAACAGCGACTACACGCATGTTCTTGGCAACAATAATGCCTTGAGTTTCGGTTCGAACGGTGCGGCCTGGATCGAGACGGGCACCGGCAACACCCTCCAAATCAATGGCGGCACGGAATGGCTCGGCGGCACGACCGCTAACACGACCGTCAATGGCGGCTGGAATTGGGTCAATGCCGACGGCGGCGCAAGCTTGGCCGTCAACGGCGCCGCGAACCATGTGACGATGAGCGGCCCCGGCACGGTGACCGTCTCTGGCAACGGCCAGTGGGATTCCACCGAAACCGTGAGCATGTCGGGCGGCACCGTGAATCTCGCTGATAACGCCTCGACCACGCTCAGCGGCTCCGGCAACACCGTCAGTGCTGGCAGCACCGACTATGTCCACGTGCAAGGCAATAACAATGCCTTGAGTTTGGGCGGGAATGGCGCGGCGTGGGTCGAAAGCGGCAACGGCAATGTCGTTCACATGAATGGCGGCACGATGTGGCTCGGCGGCGCGACGCTCAACACCAGCGTCCTTGGCGACTGGAGTTGGATCAATGCCGACAATGGCGCGAGCTTCAATGTGAGTGGTTCCTATGACGGCATCATCGGATCGCACCTCACCATCTATCTCAATCCAAACACGACGAATATCTCGATCACGGGAAATAACAACACGCTTCACGTCCGCCCAGGCGACACCTATTCGGTCAGCGGTACCGGTACGACGATCATCACCGATAACGTCATCACCGCGCACAACGGCGACACGCTTCAAAGCTTCAATGGCCTTAGAGATATCGTTGATCTCTCCTGGCTGCCCTTTGATTCATCCATCACGGCCACGCCGGCGCTCAATGCGGGTCACACCGCCGGCCAGCTCGTGGTGGTCGATCACGGCGTGACGGTCGCGACGATCAATCTCACCGCGATTCAGAATATCGGCAGCTTCACGGTGCGGTCGGACAATGCCGGTGGGACGCTTCTGGTCGATCCGCCGCTCTCCGGAGACGCCGTCCCTTCAAATCTGCCGGGGCAGGGCGATGCGCATGCGCGAGCCGCGATGTTTGGCGATCTGCACGCCGACCAGTTCGTGTTCAACGAGGCGACGTTCCGGGAAGCCGCGCAGAATGTGACCAAAGACATGCCCGCGTTCGATATGGATTTTGCGAATGCGCTTCGTGAATCCGCCAGCACGGCCGTTGAAACGCCGTTTGCATCCGATCAGCACGATGTTCCGCATGTGCCCAGTGATCTGCTCCACCAACTGCTGCAGGGCGGACAGTGGCACTTGTGACCTGAGGCGTGCGAGGCATTAGTAAAGGTCATTCGGAACCGCTCGCCGGGGGCAAGCCCCAGCGCGCAGGCGCATCGGGCCTTGGCCCGACCCCGTCCACCCGCAGGCTCGTGGATGAAAGGCTACAAAAACGCACGTCTATCACGGCGCCGAGAGTTCTTTTATTTCAAAAGCTTACATGTTCTCTTTTCATCCGTGGCCATTCAGTTCATTTTGCGCGTCGGGGTTGATCTTCCAAGGATGTGTCCCTCGGCAGCGACGCGCGAACGCTGCTGTACGAAACTGGTTGCGGCAAGTGCCGCGCCAGCGTGAACGATCTTGGCTCTGCGTATCACAAACTACCCAAGCTGGAGGGGGCGTTGTCGGAGAAATCAGGTTCAACAACAATCCAGAACGGGGGCTGGAGCTACCTCAGAACCGAGCTGGCAAGCCGGACGGGTGCGCCCGCCAAGAACGTGCCCTTCGTGATCTACGTGTTTCTGGGTCCCTTTCTGTTTGGTGGCTTGGGAATTTGGGTCGAGCTTGTAAAGCTCGTCATCGCGAAAGACATGGTCGAATACGGAAGCCTGATCACGGCCATCATCACGTTTTTTCCAGCGCTGGGGTGTTCAACGGCATTGCAACTCGTTCTTGCCTCAGCCGGCAAGAATGACAAAGTCCTCATCTCCTTTGCGCTCCTCATGCTGTTTGTCTTCCTTGCGCCTGCGGTTCTTCTGCAATTCTTCAGCGCAGAACATCCCGGAATGGTCCTCCTAATCAGCACGCTCTGCTCACTCGGCGCCGTGTGGCTATGGTGGATTACGAACGGTAGCGATCCCACCTACATGGCGCCCGAGCCGGACGCCGCGACGGGTGGTGCGGTTGGCCGCCCACTACCGGGCAATCTCAACGGCTTCGACGTTTGAGGGCCGCCATGACCGTATTCCCGTTTGAAGCGCCCGCCCTGCAGATTGAGCAACCGATCGGGACGTTTTACGTCGCGATCCTCCCAGCCCACGTCTTGCTGCAGGTCGCTGCCAGTGACGTCATGAGTGCGGCCTTGAATGACACGGGCGTCGGCTATTCGCTTTCGGGGACGCAACGGCTGATCCAGGACAAGCGCCTCGCCCAGATCGCCGACTATATCGATCGTTCCGATTCCGCTTTCCCAAATTCGATTATCCTCGCCGCCAATCACAACCGGGAATTTGGACTCGACCAGGACGAAACCGAGGAAATCCGCGACGAAGAAGCTGCGCGCCTCTCTAGTCAAAATGCGACGGCGAGCTCTTCCGCGCGAACGGACAAGGCATGGAGCGTGCGCCGCGCCGCTGACGGCTGTTGGATGCTGCATATCCCCACTAACGAAAAGCTCGCAGCCATCATCGACGGACAGCACCGCCTGTTCGCTTTCGCGAAAGCGGACAGTAAGACGCGGTTGGACATGCAGCTTCTTTGCGCCGTGTTCCTGGATCTGCCAAAACCATTTCAGGCCCAGTTGTTCGCGACGATCAATTCGACGCAAAAACCCGTTGACCGCAGTCTGACGTACGAGCTTTTCGGATACAACGTCGCCGACGAGTCCGAGCTCCTGTGGACGCCGGATAAGTTGGCGGTCTTCCTGACACGAAAGCTTGGGACCGAGGAAGGCTCACCGCTTCAAGGGCGCATCACGGTAGCGCCAAAGCGCGACGAGGCGCTCCAGGCGCTTACAGCGAATGCACAGTGGAAGGTGTCTACAGCCGTCGTCGTGGATGGAATTCTGCGGCTCTTCTCCTCGAATCCCAAACGCGATGCCAATGCGATGCGGACCCCCGAACCCCAGCCGCGAAGTGTGCTGGCCCAAGGTCCCAAAGACAGGTCCCCTCTCCGCGAACAGTTTATCGCAGGAAACGACGCGCTCATCTTCAAGCTGGTGGATAACTATTTGCGCGCCTGCGTTACGGTCTTTTGGACCCGTGCGCGGCCGGGCTCGTACATTCTCAAGACCGTCGGCGTGCAAGCGATCTTTGATATTCTGCGGAAGGTCGCGCCCGCTGCCGTCGAGGCGAAAAATCTGACGGTCTCTTACTTCGAGGAAAAGCTAAGGCCGGCAGGTACGATTGACTTCGCCGCGACGGAATATCAAGTCCCCTCAGGCTCAGGGCGCTCCTACATTAGAAAAGCCATTGAAGAGCGGATCGCCATTTAATATGCCCCCTAACCCCAACCAGGATATCCGTGCGCTTCAGCCGCACTACCGAAGCGGAAGGGCTTCGCTCGCAAACGAATTCTTCGCACCGTGCCTCAAGGCATGCTCGCTCTACCGCCGAGCGGCAGGATACTTCTCAAGCTCTGCTCTCGTAACCTGGGTGGCCGCGTTGCCCCGGCTCGCTCAAAAAAACGACGTTTCGATCAGGCTTATTGCTTCGCCGCAGCTGAGTGCGGAGGATGTCGCGACGCTCAAGACCGTTTCCACGCCAGAGCAGCGCTTGTCTTATGAGTCCATCATCGTCGAACGCATTTTGGAGGACATAATCGCCTTCGCGCATGCCCCCACCGATGGCCGGTTACGCGCACACATTTTTGCCTGGCTGGTTGCCAACAAGCGAATGACCATACGGTTTGCGTTTCCAACGCATACCTTTGAGGCAGGAATATTTCACGAAAAGATCGGAATATTCGATTTCCCGTCGGGTGAGCAGGTTGCTTTCACAGGCTCCGCAAACGAGACAATCTCTGGTCATGAAAGAAATTACGAGTCGATCGATGTCTACCGTGGTTGGGTCTCTGCTGAGCAGGAACGGGTCCAGACCAAAATTGATCAATTCGAGGAGGCCTGGAGCAATCACGCGTTTGGCCTAAGCGTGCATGAAATTTCCGAGGGCATGCTGTTACGGCTGCGGGCTGTGGCTCCCGAGGAGCCGAGCATGCCGTGGGATGCTCCACCTCCGGAGGCCCCGCCACCGGCAGACGACGAAAGGCGGTGGCGTCATCAGGACGAAGCGCTGGCCGCGTTTATTGCGCGCCGTGCCGGCATCCTTGAGATGGCCACTGGCACCGGAAAGACCCGCACGGCGCTTAAGGTTCTATCCGAGCTTATCCGGCGGGGCGATATCGAGGGCGCTATCATCACCACGGATGGCACAGACCTGCTTTCCCAATGGGCCGAAGAGCTCGATCAATGGCTCCCGTCTTCGCAGCACAAGTATGTCATCTATCGGCATTTCGGGCCGCACCACGAACTTGGGAATTTCGTGCTCGATCCTGTTCGCGCCATCCTTGTCATTTCTCGTGAGCAATTAGGACGCGCATTGCAGCGGCTGCCTGCCGCGGCGCGCGCCCGCATGATCATCATCCACGACGAAGTTCACGGCTTGGGAACACCCAGTCTTCAGCGCTCGCTCGCGGGCGAGCATCAATCGTTCGCGTTCCGCCTCGGCCTAAGCGCGACCCCTGAACGCGCCTACGATGCGGAAGGAAACCAGTTTGTCGAGAATGAAATTGGCCCGACCATTTATCGCTTTCCCTTGGAGGCGGCGATCGCGCGCGGCGTGCTGTGCGAATTTGACTATGTGCCGCTGGAGTACCACCTCACAGCTGATGACCGCGACCGTCTCAAACAGGTATTTGCCCGCCAAGCGGCTCGCGCCAAAACGGGCAACCCGATGTCCGTTGAGGAGCTCTGGATAGACTTATCGAGGGTCTACAAGACGGCCGAGATGAAGCCCCTTGTCTTTAGCCGCTATCTACAGCGTGACCCAAACGTGCTTGAGAACGCGATTATATTCGTGGAAACCACCGAATACGGAAGCAGGCTTCTCAACATCATTCATAGCTTCACACACCGGTATCGCACGTACTATGCTGATGACGACCGCGAGCATCTGCTTGAATTTGCGCGAGGAGCGATTGATTGCTTGATTACCTGTCATAAAATATCCCAGGGGATCGATATCCGCGTCCTCAAGACAGTCATTTTGTTTTCCGCAGCGCGCGCAAAGCTGGAGACTATTCAGCGGATCGGCCGTTGTCTTCGCGCGGACCCAACTAATCCAAACAAGCGGGCGCGTGTGATCGACTTTGTGCGCCCGGCCGACGACGATGATGGTGTTGATCCGGCGCTAAATGCGGACCAGGAACGGCGCGCATGGCTCGAAGAATTGGCCAAGTGCCGCAGGGAGACGACCGATGGCGCTTGATCCGGAACTGGAGGACGCCATCCGCGCGGTTGTTAAGGACGAAAAGCAGCCGGCGGCCGTGGCACAGCGTCTCATCGCATGGCTGAAAGGGCTGAGCGATGGTGAAATGGGCCAGGAAGACCGGAGCCGTCACCTCGAGAGCGTCCGCAACGCCCTGAAGCTTGATGAGGCTCAGAATGAAAATTGAGCTTCTCGGCTGGACAAGCGAGGGACTGCGCTGCCCCGACGTGGCGATTGATCTGACGCTGCACGGAAAGGTGGCGCCTGTCAGCCTCGTTCAGATGCCCAATGGTACCGGAAAAACAACGACTCTTGCGATGTTGATGGCGGCGCTCGACGGCCGCGCAGAAGAATGGAGCCCGGAACAGGTCCGCAGTTACCGGCGGCCCGGGGATGAGAACCTGATAGGCCAATTTATCGTTCGGCTGCTGCATGATGGCCGGCCGCTCACTTTCGAGCTTACTTTGAACTACGACGAAGGGACCGCGCGGTACCGGACCACGATCCCGGGAAGCGGCGGCATGACGACTGGCCACCATCCGCCAACCGCGCTGCACCGGTTCCTGACGCCGCAGTTTACCAATCTCTTTGTCTTCGACGGCGAGTTCGCGGATCGGCTGCTCGACCCGGACTACGCGGAAGCCGAGCGCGCCATCGATGCGCTTTGTCAGCTGTATTTGTTGCAAGATATCGCCGAGTTCGCGGATCAGGAATGGGAGCGCGCGACCAAGAAGCGTACCGCGACGACGGCCACTGGACTTGCCAGCTATCAAAAGAGCCGTGCGCTCATCGCAAAGCGCCTACTCGAACTCACGGACGCCCAAGCAAAGGCGAAGAGGCAGGAAAGCGAGCTTAATGACCGTGTGAGCAAGCTGAAGGAGTTTATCGGCACGCACATGTCGCGCGTGAAGGGCGTCAATGAGCGTTACGAGAAAGCCAAGTCCGAGTTGGCGGGGGCCGAGAACCGGGTGACCGCGGAATCCGGAAGCCTCATGCAGTCGATCCGTCTCCCACATCTGCTTCATCCGCAAATTCCCCATGCGTTGACGTATTTGAAGGAGAACCTCGACAGGCTACAGCTTCCCGAAAATACGTCGGCTCAGTTTTTCGAGGAGCTGATGGAAGAGGATCATTGCATCTGCGGCCGTGAGATGACCGAGGAGGCGCGCGGTGCGATCCAAAGCCATGCGCGCCGCTACCTTGGCAGCGATGAAGCGGGCGTCATCAACGCGCTGAAGAAGGACATTGATCAATTCATGGCCGCTTCCGAGGGTGAGTCCGGGCAGGAGCGGCTTACCCACAGCATGCAGGCCTTGAGCGCCGCGGTGCGCGAGCGCCAAGAGGCGGAGGGCACCGTTCGCGCACTAAAGCAGCAACTGATCGAGCAAGGCGACCAGCAACTTCAGCAATGGCAGGAGGAGCTGGAGGAAAAGGAGCGAACCCTCGCCGGCGTTGCCGCGCTCTTGAGAGGTCTGTCGGGTGCCGGGGACGAATCCGAGCCCATTGAGAAAGCCCTTTCGCTCTCGCTTCTGAATCGAAAGCTCGCCGAGGCCGACAACAAAATTTCTGAGATTACGAAGACGGTCGAGCTGCACGACCAAACGAAGCTGATCAAGAAAATCGCCGAAGGTGCGCGTCAGGTCGCACGTGAAAGAATTCGCGGGCAGGTGTTGGCCGACTGTAATCAGGCGCTCCGTAAAGTGCTTTCCCAAGACCCGATCCAGCTGGAACGGATCGACAGTTCGCTGCACATCTCCCGCCAGGCAGGCGCCAGCGTCGGGCAAACGCTCGCCGTGGGCTACACCTTTCTGATGACGGTCCTTAACCGCGGGCAAAATGACTTCCCACTGATCGTCGACAGTCCCGCAAATCCGCTGGACGCGGGGCGGCGGCGGCAGATCGGCCAATTGATCCCAGGTCTCTGTAGCCAATTCGTCGGATTTACAATCTCCACGGAGCGTCTTGGTTTCGTGAGCGCCCTTGAGGCAACTCGCGCCCAGATCAAATACATGACCCTCTTCCGCAAAACGGGCGGCACCGCAGAGTTGATGGCAAAGTTGCCCAAGAAGGGCGTCCAGCAAACTGCGAACGGCGTCGTCGTTGAGGACCGGGACTATTTTCTCGCGTTCGATGTCGAAAAGGAGGTCGAGTAATGGCCTTTCGCTTGCGCCAAGACGCGGAGAAATGGTTCGCGGAAATCGAAGGCAGAGCGCCCCTTCGAACGAAGTTCGACCTGTTCTATTTCTGCCTTATGGCCGGCCTTATGGCCGGACGGCGGAGCGAGCCAACCCATGCGGGACGCACCGCGCCGGAAATCGTGAACTCATTCGTCGAGGACTACAGGGGCGTGCAGCGCCTGATCGTCGGCCTGCTAATCACGGCTGAGTTGAAGCGGTTGGGTATTGATCTTCACGAGAAAGAGTCGGTCCGACAAACCATCCGCACCCTGGTCGATCCTCACACGCAGACGGATTTGACGGACGAGGGCATGCGCCTCATCAACGCATACGCGAGCGGCGGGTACGATTACATCGCGGAACAACGTGAGTCGAAGCCCTACGCCGTCGAGGAATTCCTGCGAGACTTTGTAGGCCTTGTTGCGCAGGCTGCGGAAGCCAACCCGACCTGGGCCTTGCCCCCAACCGGCTGACCGCGGCATGGGCGTGGCGGTTGGC is a window encoding:
- a CDS encoding DNA phosphorothioation-associated DGQHR protein 1, which gives rise to MTVFPFEAPALQIEQPIGTFYVAILPAHVLLQVAASDVMSAALNDTGVGYSLSGTQRLIQDKRLAQIADYIDRSDSAFPNSIILAANHNREFGLDQDETEEIRDEEAARLSSQNATASSSARTDKAWSVRRAADGCWMLHIPTNEKLAAIIDGQHRLFAFAKADSKTRLDMQLLCAVFLDLPKPFQAQLFATINSTQKPVDRSLTYELFGYNVADESELLWTPDKLAVFLTRKLGTEEGSPLQGRITVAPKRDEALQALTANAQWKVSTAVVVDGILRLFSSNPKRDANAMRTPEPQPRSVLAQGPKDRSPLREQFIAGNDALIFKLVDNYLRACVTVFWTRARPGSYILKTVGVQAIFDILRKVAPAAVEAKNLTVSYFEEKLRPAGTIDFAATEYQVPSGSGRSYIRKAIEERIAI
- a CDS encoding DEAD/DEAH box helicase family protein, translating into MPPNPNQDIRALQPHYRSGRASLANEFFAPCLKACSLYRRAAGYFSSSALVTWVAALPRLAQKNDVSIRLIASPQLSAEDVATLKTVSTPEQRLSYESIIVERILEDIIAFAHAPTDGRLRAHIFAWLVANKRMTIRFAFPTHTFEAGIFHEKIGIFDFPSGEQVAFTGSANETISGHERNYESIDVYRGWVSAEQERVQTKIDQFEEAWSNHAFGLSVHEISEGMLLRLRAVAPEEPSMPWDAPPPEAPPPADDERRWRHQDEALAAFIARRAGILEMATGTGKTRTALKVLSELIRRGDIEGAIITTDGTDLLSQWAEELDQWLPSSQHKYVIYRHFGPHHELGNFVLDPVRAILVISREQLGRALQRLPAAARARMIIIHDEVHGLGTPSLQRSLAGEHQSFAFRLGLSATPERAYDAEGNQFVENEIGPTIYRFPLEAAIARGVLCEFDYVPLEYHLTADDRDRLKQVFARQAARAKTGNPMSVEELWIDLSRVYKTAEMKPLVFSRYLQRDPNVLENAIIFVETTEYGSRLLNIIHSFTHRYRTYYADDDREHLLEFARGAIDCLITCHKISQGIDIRVLKTVILFSAARAKLETIQRIGRCLRADPTNPNKRARVIDFVRPADDDDGVDPALNADQERRAWLEELAKCRRETTDGA
- a CDS encoding CxC ATPase DNA modification system associated small protein; translated protein: MALDPELEDAIRAVVKDEKQPAAVAQRLIAWLKGLSDGEMGQEDRSRHLESVRNALKLDEAQNEN